Proteins from a single region of Geothrix sp. PMB-07:
- a CDS encoding discoidin domain-containing protein encodes MALHRPALQSSAWDYNLTAQLVTDGIITNTPPTWFSFASSERGTFKKHQRERLFDGNWVTEVELKGSALLPVDASAPWIRLDFGGALPEVDAMQLTGVVKGSGNDPETWGCLLQGTDDGNAWRTLGEASGKTRLGGNFTATIAFPSMARCQAYRIHLRDPRARQWILQEWNLTRQGQEIPVGGPQRFCSAWKSAGRGEEWVSVDLGAPARVDQVTLHWIRRPLEGRVELSQDGIHWNTAMVLPSSGERDDLRFHPKRARHVRIWMAKAATEDGYILSECEIWGTGGLVPISRPQPTPSPNGNLELTMGAWRLARESQVQGSGAQVSQPGFCDDAWLPATVPGTVLASYVAAGAVADPTYGDQQLAVSDSYFYADFWYRNTFTVPVLSAGQRRWLCFDGINWKAEVYLNGVDIGRIEGAFSRKRFDVTDQLIPGHLNALAVRIVKNDHPGSVKEKTFEEPGENGGVLGCDNPTFHASIGWDWIPSIRGRNTGIWDRVRLLSTGPVTLERPEVTIRLPLPDTSTADVALAITVVSGVDGPVMGRLVGHFGEVVFEQAVSLGARERITLHLDPATNPSLRLQNPRLWWPNGYGKPELYGVELSFIPEGATRPSDTCCFQAGVRQFKASDDGNSLRLWVNGRRFIPKGGNWGFSESLLRYREREFDAALAYHRDMHFNMVRNWLGMVGQDAFYEACDRNGIVIWQDFWLANPWDGDDPASTTLFLANAAELVNRVRTHASLGLYCGRNEGYPPLPIEQGIRSLLAREHPGAIFVPNSADGVVGGYGPYHVYPLETYGTTLARAKLHSEMGMPSIPSLESLRLMMPEADLWPPGRLWGLHDFTLAGAQGGTSFLDQLRRSYGHAGSVEEWIQQAQFLCYDGYRAMFEGQNQKRMGLLIWMSHPAWPSLVWQTYDYYLEPTAAYFGAKKACEPLHIQWHESSDRIQVVNTGANDHKGLSARAQLYRFDGTLVWEKMAHVDSTEDSTQDLFAVERPLPLTPAYLLRLTLEGGGTTLSRNDYLRGRESTDTQAINSLPSALVDLRQSRTQSGDKWILKGELRNSSATIALGLMLSVHRDRSDDRILPALFTDNFLTLLPGESREVCVEVRHEDCRGESPILRLRGFNLLRTQHP; translated from the coding sequence TTGGCCCTGCACCGACCGGCTCTGCAATCGAGCGCCTGGGATTACAACCTGACGGCCCAGCTCGTCACCGACGGCATCATCACGAACACCCCTCCCACATGGTTCAGCTTCGCCAGCTCGGAACGAGGCACCTTCAAGAAACACCAACGAGAACGCCTTTTCGATGGAAACTGGGTGACCGAAGTGGAGCTCAAGGGCTCGGCCTTGCTCCCCGTGGATGCCTCCGCACCATGGATCCGCCTGGATTTTGGCGGGGCTCTGCCTGAAGTCGATGCCATGCAGCTAACCGGTGTAGTGAAGGGTTCAGGGAATGATCCAGAAACCTGGGGCTGCCTGCTTCAAGGCACCGATGATGGAAACGCATGGCGCACCCTCGGGGAAGCGAGTGGCAAGACGCGTCTTGGTGGTAACTTCACGGCGACGATTGCATTCCCTTCCATGGCTAGGTGCCAAGCCTATCGAATCCACCTCCGAGATCCACGCGCACGGCAATGGATCCTTCAGGAATGGAACCTTACCCGCCAAGGGCAAGAGATTCCAGTGGGCGGCCCGCAGCGATTCTGCAGTGCCTGGAAATCCGCTGGGAGAGGCGAGGAATGGGTATCCGTGGACTTGGGAGCCCCAGCTCGCGTAGACCAAGTCACCCTTCATTGGATCCGCCGCCCTTTGGAGGGCCGGGTGGAATTAAGCCAGGACGGAATCCACTGGAATACGGCCATGGTCCTGCCCTCATCTGGTGAAAGGGACGACCTCCGATTCCACCCCAAAAGGGCGCGCCATGTAAGGATTTGGATGGCCAAAGCTGCCACTGAGGATGGTTATATCCTTTCAGAATGTGAGATATGGGGCACTGGTGGGCTTGTGCCTATCTCTCGACCCCAGCCGACCCCTAGCCCGAATGGCAACCTGGAACTCACCATGGGTGCCTGGCGTCTGGCCCGCGAATCCCAGGTTCAGGGCAGCGGAGCCCAGGTGTCGCAGCCAGGGTTCTGTGATGATGCTTGGCTGCCTGCCACGGTTCCCGGGACCGTCCTCGCCAGCTATGTGGCGGCGGGGGCCGTTGCCGATCCGACCTATGGAGACCAGCAGTTGGCAGTTTCGGATTCCTATTTTTACGCCGACTTCTGGTACCGCAACACCTTCACCGTTCCAGTCCTTTCCGCCGGGCAGAGGCGATGGCTCTGCTTCGATGGCATCAACTGGAAGGCGGAGGTCTACCTCAACGGGGTGGATATTGGCCGCATCGAAGGTGCCTTCTCTCGTAAGCGCTTCGATGTGACCGACCAGCTCATCCCTGGGCATCTCAACGCCCTGGCGGTGAGGATTGTGAAGAACGACCATCCCGGTTCGGTGAAGGAGAAGACCTTTGAGGAGCCTGGGGAGAACGGCGGCGTGCTGGGATGCGACAACCCTACCTTTCATGCTTCCATTGGCTGGGATTGGATTCCCAGCATCCGCGGACGCAATACCGGGATATGGGATCGCGTCCGCCTTCTGTCTACCGGACCGGTGACCCTGGAACGGCCCGAGGTGACGATCCGGCTGCCTCTTCCGGACACCTCTACCGCCGATGTCGCCCTTGCCATCACCGTAGTTTCAGGCGTGGATGGGCCTGTCATGGGTCGCCTTGTAGGCCACTTTGGCGAAGTAGTGTTTGAACAAGCGGTATCCTTGGGCGCTCGGGAACGGATAACTCTCCACTTAGATCCCGCTACCAATCCCAGCTTGCGGCTGCAGAACCCCCGTCTCTGGTGGCCCAATGGCTATGGCAAGCCGGAATTGTACGGTGTGGAGCTGAGCTTCATTCCGGAAGGTGCTACCCGTCCCAGCGATACGTGCTGCTTCCAGGCAGGGGTTCGGCAATTTAAGGCCTCGGACGATGGAAACAGCCTCCGCCTGTGGGTCAACGGCCGTCGGTTCATACCTAAAGGTGGCAATTGGGGCTTCTCCGAATCCCTGCTCCGCTACCGGGAGCGAGAATTCGACGCGGCGCTGGCGTACCACCGGGACATGCACTTCAACATGGTGCGGAACTGGCTTGGCATGGTGGGCCAGGATGCCTTCTACGAGGCCTGTGACCGCAATGGAATCGTGATCTGGCAGGACTTCTGGCTCGCAAATCCCTGGGACGGAGATGACCCAGCGAGTACCACATTATTCCTGGCCAATGCCGCCGAGTTGGTCAACAGAGTTCGGACCCATGCCTCCCTTGGCCTCTACTGCGGGCGTAATGAAGGGTATCCGCCCCTGCCCATCGAACAAGGGATTCGGTCATTGTTGGCCAGGGAACACCCCGGCGCCATCTTTGTACCTAATTCCGCGGATGGAGTGGTGGGTGGTTATGGCCCTTACCATGTGTACCCACTGGAAACCTACGGAACCACCCTAGCCCGTGCCAAGCTCCACAGTGAGATGGGAATGCCCAGTATTCCCAGCTTGGAGAGCCTGCGCCTCATGATGCCGGAGGCCGATCTCTGGCCCCCGGGCCGCCTCTGGGGTCTGCATGATTTCACTCTGGCAGGTGCCCAGGGTGGTACCTCCTTCCTCGACCAGCTACGGCGCTCATACGGCCACGCAGGTTCGGTAGAGGAATGGATTCAACAGGCGCAATTCCTCTGCTACGACGGGTACCGGGCCATGTTTGAGGGCCAGAATCAGAAGCGCATGGGGCTGCTCATCTGGATGAGCCACCCCGCCTGGCCGAGCCTGGTCTGGCAGACATACGATTACTACCTTGAGCCCACGGCAGCCTATTTCGGCGCAAAGAAGGCCTGCGAGCCATTGCATATTCAATGGCACGAATCCTCTGATCGTATCCAGGTGGTAAATACTGGAGCGAACGACCATAAAGGACTTTCAGCCCGAGCCCAGTTATACCGCTTCGACGGTACCCTGGTGTGGGAGAAAATGGCCCACGTGGACAGCACGGAGGACAGTACACAGGACCTCTTCGCAGTGGAGCGCCCTCTGCCCCTGACTCCTGCCTACCTCCTCAGGCTGACCTTAGAGGGAGGTGGGACGACGTTGTCCAGGAACGACTATTTGCGTGGCAGAGAAAGCACGGACACACAGGCCATCAATAGTCTTCCATCGGCCCTGGTAGACCTTAGACAGTCTCGCACGCAATCAGGAGACAAATGGATCCTGAAAGGTGAGCTTCGCAATAGCTCAGCGACCATCGCTCTGGGCCTAATGCTGTCAGTACATCGCGACAGAAGTGATGACCGTATTCTGCCGGCCCTGTTCACTGACAACTTCCTCACCCTGCTTCCGGGAGAAAGTCGGGAAGTCTGCGTGGAGGTCCGCCACGAGGACTGTCGGGGCGAGTCTCCTATCCTTCGCCTTCGGGGCTTCAACTTATTGAGGACGCAGCATCCATGA
- a CDS encoding glycoside hydrolase family 30 beta sandwich domain-containing protein — MIRLVFLPMLGLILAAQTPQPSLLVSTVIATWVEVAPPAMLPPQPSFQLEVTDIEEQTIRGWGGCFNELGWAAMEALPEGKRAEVLASLYGPTGLRFTLGRVPVGANDYSADWYSHDETKEDFELKHFSIQRDRLRLLPYLKSAKTLEPSLTLWASPWCPPSWMKTNNHYACKPSPQFNDLKPEGRGGEMRTQFRMEPPYLKCYAAYLARFVRAYEAEGLPIKALHVQNEFNSCQVFPSCVWEPKDLATFIGGYLGPRFEMEALPTEIWLGTVERPHFERIRTIIEDPATKHILRGVGFQWAGKDGIALVHRQYPKLPLVQTETECGEGANSWTDAEYTFRLIRHYLGHGAEAHMAWNMVLEKGGVSRWGWVQNALITIDKAAGTVTWNPEYHLFRHFSAFVLPGARRLATTGEDREVLAFRNADGGTVMVLGNTSDEARSLKARVKGRDLALVLPAHSFSTLVLPK, encoded by the coding sequence ATGATTCGACTTGTCTTTCTCCCCATGCTGGGCCTCATTTTGGCCGCACAAACCCCGCAGCCCTCCCTCCTTGTCAGTACCGTAATCGCGACGTGGGTCGAGGTTGCCCCCCCCGCTATGCTTCCCCCTCAACCTTCCTTCCAGCTCGAAGTCACGGATATCGAAGAGCAGACCATACGGGGCTGGGGTGGCTGCTTCAATGAGCTGGGCTGGGCCGCCATGGAGGCGCTCCCCGAAGGGAAACGGGCGGAGGTCTTGGCAAGCCTCTACGGACCGACAGGCCTCAGGTTCACCTTGGGGCGGGTCCCGGTAGGTGCAAATGACTATTCGGCAGATTGGTACAGCCACGACGAAACGAAGGAGGACTTCGAACTGAAGCATTTCAGCATCCAACGGGACCGCTTGCGCCTTCTCCCGTACCTCAAGTCGGCGAAGACGCTGGAGCCAAGCCTCACACTATGGGCCTCTCCTTGGTGCCCGCCGAGCTGGATGAAAACGAACAACCACTATGCCTGCAAGCCCAGCCCTCAGTTCAACGACCTGAAGCCTGAAGGACGCGGGGGCGAAATGCGCACTCAGTTCCGCATGGAACCACCGTATCTGAAGTGCTATGCCGCCTACCTAGCAAGGTTCGTACGTGCATATGAGGCAGAGGGCCTTCCCATCAAGGCACTGCATGTGCAAAACGAATTCAACTCCTGTCAGGTTTTCCCCAGCTGTGTCTGGGAACCAAAGGACCTGGCCACTTTCATTGGTGGGTACTTGGGTCCGAGGTTCGAGATGGAGGCCTTACCCACAGAGATTTGGCTCGGCACTGTGGAGAGGCCTCATTTCGAGCGCATTCGAACCATCATCGAGGACCCCGCGACAAAGCACATCCTACGTGGGGTGGGCTTCCAGTGGGCCGGGAAGGATGGCATCGCCCTCGTCCACCGCCAGTATCCGAAGCTACCCCTCGTGCAGACCGAAACCGAGTGTGGAGAAGGCGCCAACAGCTGGACGGACGCGGAATACACCTTCCGCCTTATCCGACATTACTTGGGGCATGGCGCTGAAGCACACATGGCCTGGAACATGGTGCTGGAGAAGGGTGGCGTCAGCCGCTGGGGGTGGGTCCAGAACGCACTCATCACCATAGACAAGGCGGCTGGAACTGTCACATGGAACCCTGAATACCATCTCTTCCGCCACTTCTCAGCATTCGTTTTGCCCGGGGCCCGACGTCTCGCGACCACAGGTGAGGACAGAGAAGTTTTGGCATTCCGCAACGCAGATGGCGGGACGGTTATGGTCCTGGGTAACACCAGCGATGAGGCCCGGAGTCTGAAGGCTCGTGTCAAAGGTAGAGATCTGGCGCTCGTGCTGCCGGCCCACAGCTTCAGTACCCTGGTCCTTCCGAAGTAG
- a CDS encoding DUF2924 domain-containing protein, which yields MVSKIKGEALSREAAVMRSLAKDIGALQGLGLAALRARYLEVYGEESRSKNLPYLRKRIAYRIQEQMEGGLSGEAKARIEELSSMEVPPTAQQDVREPLPKAPKPASTNRQEARDPRLPKAGSLVSREFRGFIHEVRVQEREFVYRGRAYRSLSAIAKEITGTPWNGFLFFGLINRGGGNGRQS from the coding sequence ATGGTTTCAAAGATCAAGGGCGAAGCTCTATCCCGAGAGGCCGCCGTGATGCGGTCCCTGGCAAAGGATATTGGGGCGCTTCAAGGCCTGGGGTTGGCAGCGCTCAGGGCGCGATATCTAGAGGTATATGGGGAGGAGTCTCGGTCCAAGAACCTCCCCTACCTCCGGAAAAGGATCGCCTACCGCATCCAGGAGCAAATGGAAGGCGGACTCTCGGGTGAAGCCAAGGCTCGCATCGAGGAGCTCTCTTCCATGGAGGTGCCCCCTACGGCCCAGCAGGACGTGCGAGAGCCTTTGCCAAAAGCGCCCAAGCCCGCGTCCACGAATCGGCAGGAGGCCAGGGACCCGCGGCTGCCAAAGGCTGGAAGCTTGGTCAGCCGTGAATTCAGAGGCTTCATTCATGAAGTTCGGGTGCAGGAGCGTGAGTTCGTCTATCGCGGTCGGGCTTACCGTAGCCTCTCTGCCATCGCTAAGGAGATTACCGGAACACCCTGGAATGGATTCTTGTTCTTTGGGCTGATCAACAGGGGAGGGGGCAATGGCCGCCAATCCTGA
- a CDS encoding sugar-binding domain-containing protein → MFSLLFTSLLLRANDVPLTGLWRMKDFSKGVGVHLGIHLPKGSRLGFMPVTVPTTERAALLKAGEILDPYVGTNALDTLWTEEKEWWFVKEFTLDATHKGKTIDLIFEGIVYKGEVWLNGKALGAMEGMFNPFAFPVSSDLNYGGKNVIAVRLEAPKDAVQRNLSFGYQYDLTPERPQLHAISQSLYCWDWAPHMVVTGIWRPVKLRVTNFLRVDQPWVRTTLRPEGGARLDVQVETTNLSAQTAESTLVGNIRPKNFKGDPVRVEKHFSVAAKGSTTSHFTIDLKDVRLWWPNGMGDQNLYTFDVKVMSSMGISDQASTSFGIRELKIIPNENTDEFLKAMKESIAKPVALTNDLIAVQSQGKVVGAYPWTFQVNGRKMFAKGSNWVPIDQMLRLDRARYDHLLTLAKDAHFNLLRVWGGGLFETEDFYELCDEKGILNWFEFLSSSDFSKLDRDIFTRASRATLRRIRNHPSLTYYCGGNEFDPDASGIKDLIDRLGRVVQEEDPDREFHRASPYMGDDHFWGVWHRFAPYTDYRRVRPFRSEAGLNAMPVVENYRKFTPPDKLWPMDKHWLEFRGSYQVNFSHMPKQDRYANEFGPSSSIDQYIRHSQLAQALANSFNIEFCRSKKFQNSGVLIWQFNDAYPCASWSMVDWYGTPKSGYYASRRASRPVHVAADFETYLWKPEQTFRTELSLLNDLDQAQQNLKVESTLLSVQGRVLDHQEVVADIAANTSRAVLTHRWAIPMDFEGRTFLLAVRLKDASGRMISDLHYPMAVRTTTPVVPTSEQAKDRGFNKFRHFENALDELQKLPIVSPTLTAETMPGRPSVFRVTLSNPGSALLFDARLRLEGEDEVLTATYSDNYVSLLPGESRTIIVKVAPKRSEPLKPVILKVQAWNGLASLKLQFR, encoded by the coding sequence ATGTTCAGCCTGCTCTTCACCTCTTTGCTCCTACGGGCGAACGATGTGCCCCTGACCGGCCTATGGCGGATGAAGGATTTTTCTAAGGGGGTAGGCGTTCATTTGGGAATTCACCTGCCTAAAGGGTCACGTCTTGGTTTCATGCCTGTCACTGTCCCAACTACTGAACGCGCAGCTCTGCTCAAAGCTGGTGAAATCCTCGATCCATACGTGGGCACCAATGCCCTCGACACCCTCTGGACTGAGGAGAAGGAGTGGTGGTTCGTCAAGGAATTCACCTTGGACGCGACCCACAAGGGCAAGACCATCGACCTGATCTTCGAGGGGATCGTCTACAAGGGAGAAGTTTGGCTCAATGGAAAAGCTCTGGGCGCCATGGAAGGCATGTTCAATCCATTCGCGTTCCCTGTGTCTTCAGATCTGAACTATGGCGGAAAGAATGTCATCGCCGTGCGGCTGGAGGCGCCCAAGGACGCCGTGCAAAGAAACCTATCGTTTGGTTATCAGTACGACCTGACCCCAGAGCGACCCCAGCTCCATGCCATCAGCCAGAGCCTCTATTGCTGGGATTGGGCGCCCCACATGGTCGTGACGGGGATCTGGCGCCCGGTGAAGCTCCGGGTGACCAATTTCCTGCGGGTGGATCAGCCCTGGGTGCGGACAACACTGCGGCCTGAAGGCGGAGCTCGCCTGGATGTCCAGGTCGAAACCACGAACCTCTCTGCTCAGACTGCTGAATCCACGCTGGTGGGAAACATCCGGCCCAAAAACTTCAAAGGTGATCCCGTCAGAGTGGAAAAGCACTTTTCTGTGGCCGCCAAGGGCTCCACCACCTCGCATTTCACCATCGACCTGAAGGATGTCAGGCTCTGGTGGCCCAACGGCATGGGGGATCAGAACCTCTACACCTTCGATGTCAAGGTAATGTCCAGCATGGGTATCTCGGATCAGGCAAGCACGTCATTTGGCATCCGCGAGCTCAAAATCATCCCCAACGAAAACACAGACGAGTTCCTCAAAGCCATGAAGGAGTCCATTGCCAAGCCGGTCGCGTTGACCAATGACCTCATCGCCGTGCAGAGCCAGGGGAAAGTGGTGGGGGCCTATCCTTGGACCTTCCAAGTCAATGGCAGGAAGATGTTCGCCAAGGGCAGTAATTGGGTCCCGATTGACCAGATGCTGCGGCTCGACAGGGCCCGCTACGACCACCTGCTCACCTTGGCCAAGGATGCTCATTTTAACCTGCTCCGAGTGTGGGGCGGTGGCCTATTCGAGACCGAGGATTTCTACGAGCTCTGTGATGAAAAGGGCATTCTCAATTGGTTCGAGTTTCTCTCCAGCAGTGACTTTTCTAAACTGGACCGCGACATTTTCACTCGCGCATCCCGCGCCACCCTCCGCCGGATCCGAAACCACCCCAGCTTAACCTATTACTGTGGCGGGAATGAATTCGACCCCGATGCCTCTGGCATCAAGGATCTCATTGATCGCCTCGGCCGCGTTGTCCAGGAGGAGGATCCCGACCGTGAATTCCACCGGGCATCGCCCTACATGGGCGATGACCATTTCTGGGGTGTGTGGCACCGCTTCGCCCCATATACCGACTACCGTCGGGTCCGTCCTTTCCGGAGCGAGGCGGGCCTGAACGCGATGCCCGTGGTGGAGAATTACAGGAAGTTCACGCCACCCGACAAGCTCTGGCCCATGGACAAGCACTGGTTGGAATTCCGTGGATCCTATCAAGTGAATTTCAGCCATATGCCCAAACAAGACCGTTACGCGAATGAATTCGGGCCCTCCAGCAGCATTGATCAATACATCCGCCACTCACAACTCGCCCAGGCGCTCGCTAATAGCTTCAACATTGAGTTCTGCCGGTCGAAGAAATTTCAGAACAGCGGCGTGCTCATTTGGCAGTTCAACGATGCCTACCCCTGCGCATCCTGGTCGATGGTCGACTGGTATGGTACACCGAAAAGCGGTTATTACGCATCCCGCCGCGCCAGCCGCCCTGTCCACGTGGCAGCGGATTTTGAAACCTATCTCTGGAAGCCCGAACAGACGTTTCGGACAGAACTAAGCCTGCTAAACGATCTCGATCAGGCCCAGCAGAACCTCAAAGTGGAATCCACACTGCTGAGCGTTCAAGGCCGGGTGCTGGACCACCAAGAGGTCGTTGCGGACATCGCGGCCAATACCTCCCGGGCCGTACTCACCCACCGCTGGGCCATTCCCATGGATTTCGAAGGTCGCACCTTCCTACTGGCGGTGCGCTTAAAGGATGCCAGCGGCCGGATGATCAGCGACCTGCACTATCCCATGGCGGTGCGCACCACCACACCGGTTGTACCCACGTCCGAGCAAGCCAAGGACCGCGGCTTCAACAAGTTTAGGCATTTTGAAAACGCTCTGGATGAGCTTCAGAAGTTGCCCATCGTCTCACCCACTCTCACGGCGGAGACGATGCCTGGACGACCCAGCGTGTTCCGAGTCACCCTCTCGAACCCTGGTTCTGCCTTACTGTTTGATGCACGGCTCCGCCTGGAGGGTGAGGACGAAGTTCTCACCGCAACCTACAGCGATAACTATGTAAGCCTCCTGCCAGGCGAAAGCCGCACAATCATCGTGAAAGTGGCCCCTAAACGTAGTGAGCCACTCAAGCCTGTCATCCTCAAGGTTCAGGCATGGAATGGCTTGGCCAGCCTGAAACTCCAGTTCCGGTAA
- a CDS encoding recombinase family protein, with protein MAANPDLGLPPAVRCAVYTRKSTAAGLEKDFNSLDAQREACLNYISSQASRGWVALDEPYDDGGFTGANIERPGFQKLLDHIRQGMIDVVVIYKVDRLSRSLVDFARVMEHFNRHRVAFVSITQNFSTADPVGRLTLNMLMSFAEFEREMIADRIRDKVAGARRKGKWTGGVTSLGYRSEKSRLVVAEAEAPWVIQTFQWYLEGKSALEISQCLNDADVPLRAMQKPRPHPWNKDHVLRILRNRLYIGEISCLGEFVTAEHPPLIKREVFDQTQRLMKPRHHQPGVLIQNPDYLVRGTLRCGVCQGLMTSASTRRNGRVFRYYRCTTRDKWGKKVCAMKQLPAEAIEAFVVDQLKEAFQNEARRAALDHYLIQGLGWLPRTFPGFEEIWAALNLRNRQRLIRLLVDEVVVEEAQGTLRIRLRNLERLDLAESRISA; from the coding sequence ATGGCCGCCAATCCTGATTTGGGCCTGCCACCCGCAGTCCGGTGTGCGGTCTACACCCGCAAATCCACGGCCGCGGGTCTGGAGAAGGATTTCAACTCCTTGGACGCCCAGCGTGAGGCCTGCCTGAACTACATCTCGAGCCAGGCTAGCCGAGGTTGGGTCGCTCTCGATGAACCCTATGATGACGGGGGGTTCACAGGGGCCAACATCGAGAGGCCCGGATTTCAAAAGCTCCTGGATCACATCAGGCAAGGAATGATCGATGTCGTGGTGATCTACAAGGTGGACCGGCTCTCCCGCTCTCTGGTGGATTTCGCCCGGGTGATGGAACACTTCAACCGGCACCGGGTCGCCTTTGTGAGCATCACCCAGAACTTCTCCACGGCTGATCCTGTGGGTCGGCTCACGCTGAACATGCTGATGAGCTTTGCGGAGTTCGAGCGGGAGATGATCGCAGATCGCATTCGAGACAAGGTGGCCGGAGCTCGACGGAAGGGGAAATGGACGGGGGGTGTCACCTCCCTTGGGTATAGGTCCGAAAAGAGCCGGCTCGTGGTGGCCGAAGCAGAGGCTCCGTGGGTGATTCAGACCTTTCAGTGGTATCTGGAGGGCAAGAGTGCCCTGGAGATTAGCCAATGCCTTAATGATGCGGATGTCCCCTTGCGGGCCATGCAGAAGCCGCGGCCACATCCCTGGAACAAGGATCATGTGCTCCGGATTCTGAGGAACCGCCTCTATATCGGAGAAATATCTTGTCTCGGAGAGTTCGTGACGGCGGAGCACCCTCCTCTGATCAAGCGAGAGGTGTTCGATCAGACCCAGCGCCTCATGAAACCCAGGCACCACCAACCCGGCGTGCTGATCCAAAACCCAGACTACCTGGTCAGGGGCACATTGCGTTGCGGGGTTTGCCAGGGGCTCATGACCAGCGCATCCACCCGTCGAAATGGTCGGGTATTTCGCTACTACCGTTGCACCACGCGGGACAAATGGGGGAAGAAGGTCTGCGCCATGAAGCAGCTTCCGGCGGAGGCCATCGAGGCCTTCGTGGTGGACCAGCTCAAGGAGGCCTTTCAGAACGAAGCAAGACGGGCGGCCTTGGATCATTACCTCATCCAGGGGTTGGGGTGGTTGCCCAGGACATTTCCTGGATTTGAGGAGATCTGGGCAGCGCTGAACCTTCGGAACCGCCAGCGGCTCATCCGCCTGCTGGTGGATGAAGTGGTGGTCGAGGAGGCTCAGGGGACCCTGCGCATCCGGTTGCGAAATCTGGAGCGCCTCGACCTCGCTGAATCGAGGATCTCAGCATGA
- a CDS encoding IS5 family transposase (programmed frameshift): MARTFLTERMWARLEPLLPSEQGGMGRPRLDNRPIVEAILWKHRTGAPWRDLPESFGPWNTVFTRFNRWNRSGVWQRVLEALRGEADCEWVMVDGTVIRAHQHAAGAKGGPTFQGLGRSRGGFSTKVHLIGDAHGNPVDFVLTPGQSHESKQLGSLLMGREAGAVLGDRAYDGKSCWDQIASIGAEAVVPPHPCRKDPAAFDKHFYKARHAVENLFAKLKQYRSLATRYDKTMRNYSAMVAIACVLTWLRL, translated from the exons GTGGCGAGAACTTTTCTGACTGAACGAATGTGGGCCAGGCTAGAGCCTCTGCTGCCGAGCGAGCAGGGTGGAATGGGGCGCCCTCGCCTGGACAATCGCCCCATCGTTGAAGCGATCCTCTGGAAGCACAGAACGGGAGCGCCCTGGAGAGATTTGCCTGAATCCTTCGGACCTTGGAACACGGTCTTCACGCGCTTCAATCGGTGGAATCGGAGCGGAGTCTGGCAGCGGGTCCTCGAAGCCCTTCGAGGTGAAGCGGATTGCGAATGGGTCATGGTCGACGGAACCGTTATCCGCGCCCATCAGCATGCGGCTGGTGCAAAAGGGGGACCTACAT TCCAAGGGCTTGGCCGCTCGCGCGGCGGTTTCTCGACCAAAGTCCACCTGATCGGGGATGCCCACGGCAACCCCGTCGATTTCGTGCTGACACCAGGCCAGTCGCACGAGAGCAAGCAACTCGGAAGCCTATTAATGGGCCGGGAGGCCGGGGCTGTTCTCGGTGATCGTGCCTACGACGGAAAGTCCTGCTGGGATCAGATCGCGTCTATTGGAGCAGAGGCAGTTGTTCCACCTCATCCATGCAGGAAGGATCCAGCCGCCTTCGATAAGCATTTCTACAAGGCCCGCCACGCCGTCGAGAACCTGTTCGCGAAGCTCAAACAATACCGAAGCCTCGCTACCCGTTACGACAAAACCATGCGCAACTACAGCGCCATGGTCGCCATTGCCTGTGTCCTTACCTGGCTCCGACTTTGA